In Escherichia ruysiae, a genomic segment contains:
- a CDS encoding zinc-binding alcohol dehydrogenase family protein gives MPKINTLICQKPKELVWKQYEMPIPGGDEVLIKIKSVGICGTDIHAWGGNQPFFSYPRVLGHEICGEIVELGKDIADLKNGQQVAVIPYIACQKCPACKSGRTNCCESISVIGVHQDGGFSEYLSVPEANILPADGIDPQAAALIEPFAISAHAVRRAAVAPGEQVLVVGAGPIGLGAAAIAKVDGAHVVVVDTSPARREHVIRRLELPVLDPFAEDFDDQLRAQFGGSLAQKVIDATGNQHAMNNTVNLIRHGGTVVFVGLFKGDLQISDPEFHKKETTIMGSRNATPEDFAKVWRLMAEGKITADMMLTHRYPFATLAETYERDVINNRELIKGVVTF, from the coding sequence ATGCCTAAGATAAATACATTAATTTGCCAGAAACCGAAAGAATTAGTCTGGAAACAATATGAAATGCCTATTCCCGGTGGCGATGAAGTATTGATAAAGATTAAGTCTGTCGGAATTTGTGGTACTGATATTCATGCCTGGGGTGGGAATCAACCATTTTTTAGTTATCCACGTGTGTTAGGCCATGAAATATGTGGCGAGATTGTTGAATTAGGTAAAGATATTGCTGATCTCAAAAATGGTCAGCAAGTTGCCGTGATCCCTTATATTGCCTGCCAGAAATGCCCGGCGTGTAAAAGTGGTCGCACCAACTGCTGTGAAAGCATTTCGGTCATTGGCGTTCATCAGGATGGCGGTTTTAGTGAGTATTTAAGCGTGCCAGAGGCGAACATTTTGCCCGCAGATGGCATTGACCCGCAGGCGGCAGCGTTGATTGAACCCTTCGCCATTAGTGCTCATGCGGTACGTCGCGCGGCAGTTGCGCCTGGTGAGCAAGTGCTGGTGGTCGGGGCGGGGCCAATCGGTTTGGGAGCTGCGGCAATCGCTAAAGTTGATGGCGCACATGTGGTGGTGGTGGATACCAGTCCGGCGCGGCGTGAGCATGTGATAAGGCGTCTGGAGCTGCCCGTGCTTGATCCGTTCGCAGAAGATTTTGATGACCAACTACGTGCGCAATTTGGCGGCTCTCTGGCGCAGAAAGTGATCGACGCGACAGGTAATCAACATGCGATGAATAACACTGTTAATCTGATTCGCCACGGTGGCACGGTAGTCTTTGTCGGCCTGTTTAAAGGCGATTTGCAAATCTCTGATCCAGAATTCCACAAAAAAGAGACCACAATAATGGGTAGCCGTAACGCTACGCCGGAAGATTTTGCGAAAGTCTGGCGGCTGATGGCGGAAGGGAAAATCACTGCTGACATGATGTTAACCCATCGCTATCCGTTCGCCACGCTGGCAGAAACCTATGAGCGCGATGTGATTAACAATCGTGAGTTGATTAAGGGCGTGGTTACTTTCTGA